A genomic segment from Paramixta manurensis encodes:
- a CDS encoding CidA/LrgA family protein → MALALSPRRAGQLQLLQVPLQVALYAGLFVLSEQLVTWLHLPLPANIIGMLLLLALIMLRIIPLSWVKAGSKWLLAEMLLFFVPAVVAVVNYSQLLMVQGWRICLVIAISTLLVLAATALVVDRVYRFEIRLAQRKQARHE, encoded by the coding sequence ATGGCACTGGCGTTAAGTCCACGCAGAGCGGGGCAATTACAGCTTTTACAGGTGCCATTGCAGGTGGCGCTGTATGCCGGTCTGTTTGTGCTATCAGAGCAGTTGGTCACATGGCTACATCTGCCTTTGCCCGCCAATATTATCGGCATGCTGCTGCTGTTGGCGCTGATTATGCTGCGCATCATCCCGCTGAGTTGGGTGAAGGCCGGTTCTAAATGGCTGCTGGCGGAAATGTTGCTGTTCTTTGTTCCGGCGGTGGTGGCGGTAGTGAATTACTCTCAGTTGCTGATGGTTCAGGGCTGGCGCATCTGTCTGGTGATTGCGATCAGTACCTTGTTAGTACTAGCGGCGACCGCCTTAGTGGTGGACAGAGTATACCGGTTTGAAATTCGGCTGGCACAACGTAAGCAGGCACGCCATGAATGA
- a CDS encoding LysR family transcriptional regulator — protein MDVRALRYFVEVVRQQSFTRAAEKLFVTQPTISKMLRQLEEELGSTLLMRDGRKLHLTDSGQAVYQRGLAILQEFKQLEAEIDDINQLKTGELRLGIPPMVGMQIAGSVSAFRQRYPGIELKIAEFGGLTVQQAVLSGSLDLAITALPVAEDLPLNTLTLMSHPLCVLVQRSSHWLTRTSISLSELAEHPLLIFNEEFSLNRQLVQAFHRHGVTPHIAVRSGQWDFLAAMVQAEMGVAILPEPICQRLDKQSLLWLPLESELEWKLGMIWREGSYLSRSAQAWIACCREFWPGAAPTLSV, from the coding sequence ATGGACGTACGCGCATTACGCTATTTTGTTGAAGTAGTACGCCAGCAAAGTTTTACCCGTGCGGCGGAAAAACTCTTTGTCACTCAGCCCACCATCAGCAAGATGCTGCGCCAGTTGGAAGAAGAGTTGGGGAGTACGTTGCTCATGCGCGATGGGCGTAAATTGCACCTGACCGATAGCGGCCAGGCGGTTTACCAGCGTGGGCTGGCTATCTTGCAAGAGTTCAAGCAGTTAGAAGCCGAAATTGATGATATTAATCAGCTTAAAACCGGCGAACTGCGGTTGGGTATTCCTCCAATGGTAGGTATGCAAATTGCCGGTTCGGTTTCCGCCTTTCGCCAACGCTATCCTGGTATTGAATTAAAAATCGCTGAGTTTGGCGGCCTTACCGTACAGCAGGCGGTACTCTCCGGTAGCCTCGATTTAGCGATCACCGCACTGCCGGTAGCCGAGGATCTGCCGCTTAATACACTCACGTTAATGAGCCATCCGCTCTGTGTACTGGTACAACGCAGCTCGCACTGGCTAACGCGTACCAGCATCTCACTCAGCGAGTTAGCGGAGCATCCTCTGTTAATTTTCAACGAAGAGTTCTCCCTAAACCGGCAACTGGTACAGGCTTTTCATCGTCACGGCGTGACGCCGCACATTGCGGTGCGCAGCGGGCAGTGGGATTTTCTGGCGGCGATGGTTCAGGCGGAGATGGGGGTCGCCATTTTGCCGGAGCCGATTTGCCAACGATTAGATAAACAATCGTTACTCTGGCTACCGCTGGAATCAGAACTGGAGTGGAAATTAGGGATGATTTGGCGTGAGGGCAGCTATCTGTCGCGTAGCGCGCAGGCGTGGATTGCCTGCTGCCGCGAATTCTGGCCCGGAGCCGCACCCACGCTCTCGGTTTAG
- a CDS encoding Na+/H+ antiporter — protein sequence MEIFFTILIMTLVVSLSGVAARIIPFQIPLPLVQIAAGALLAWPTFGLHVDFDPELFLVLFIPPLLFADGWKTPTSEFLHHGREIIGLALVLVLITVVGIGYLIYWMVPGIPLIPAFALAAVLSPTDAVALSGIVGEGRIPKKIMSILQGEALMNDASGLVSLKFAVAVAMGTMVFTVSGATVEFFKVAIGGLLAGIAVCWLYGKSLRLFSRLSGDDPATQTVLLLLLPFASYLIAEHLGVSGILASVAAGMTIARSGIIRQAPLAMRLRANSVWQMLEFVFNGMVFLMLGLQLPGILETSIIQANADPNVELWMLFTDIILVYVALMIVRFGWLYGMQRISVRLLKKKPMEFSNYSMRELLIASFAGVRGAITLAGVLSIPLYLTNGDIFPARYELVFIATGVILFSLFVGVILLPMLLRGIEGVDKAGNRREIQRARAVMAGVAIESLYKMEERLTQDTEENIDTELLKEVSSRVIGNLRRRVDGKEDIERAQLAEDLERRFRLTGLRAERGELYHLRATQQISNETMQKILHDLDLLEALLVGKEE from the coding sequence ATGGAAATTTTTTTTACAATACTCATTATGACTCTGGTGGTGTCGCTCTCCGGCGTCGCCGCACGTATTATTCCCTTTCAGATACCCCTACCGCTGGTGCAAATTGCGGCAGGCGCCTTGCTCGCCTGGCCCACTTTCGGTCTACATGTTGATTTTGACCCTGAACTGTTTTTAGTGCTGTTTATTCCACCGTTACTGTTTGCCGACGGCTGGAAAACGCCAACCAGCGAGTTTTTGCATCACGGGCGCGAGATTATCGGTTTGGCGCTGGTGTTGGTATTAATTACTGTGGTCGGTATCGGCTACCTGATTTACTGGATGGTGCCCGGTATCCCGTTGATCCCTGCTTTTGCGCTGGCGGCGGTGCTGTCGCCGACCGATGCGGTGGCATTATCAGGCATTGTCGGCGAAGGCCGCATCCCGAAAAAAATCATGTCGATACTGCAAGGTGAAGCGTTGATGAACGACGCTTCTGGCTTGGTCTCGCTCAAATTTGCCGTGGCGGTTGCCATGGGTACCATGGTGTTTACCGTCTCTGGCGCGACGGTCGAGTTTTTTAAAGTCGCGATTGGCGGCCTGCTGGCGGGTATTGCCGTCTGTTGGCTGTACGGTAAATCCCTGCGTCTGTTTAGCCGGTTAAGCGGGGACGATCCGGCCACGCAAACGGTGCTGCTGTTACTGCTGCCTTTTGCTTCCTATCTGATTGCTGAGCATCTTGGCGTCTCCGGCATTCTGGCATCGGTCGCCGCCGGGATGACCATCGCGCGTTCCGGGATCATTCGTCAGGCGCCGTTGGCGATGCGTTTGCGTGCTAATAGCGTGTGGCAAATGCTGGAGTTTGTGTTTAACGGCATGGTGTTCCTGATGCTGGGGCTACAGTTGCCGGGCATTCTGGAAACCTCGATTATTCAGGCGAATGCCGATCCAAACGTCGAGTTATGGATGCTGTTTACCGACATTATTCTGGTTTACGTGGCGCTAATGATTGTACGTTTCGGCTGGCTGTATGGTATGCAGCGCATTAGCGTACGCTTGCTGAAGAAAAAACCGATGGAGTTCAGTAATTACAGCATGCGCGAGTTGCTCATCGCCTCGTTTGCCGGCGTGCGTGGTGCGATAACGCTAGCGGGTGTGCTTTCGATTCCGCTCTATCTGACTAATGGCGATATCTTTCCGGCGCGCTACGAACTGGTATTTATCGCCACCGGGGTCATTCTTTTCTCGCTATTTGTTGGCGTTATTCTGTTACCGATGCTGCTGCGCGGTATTGAAGGTGTCGATAAAGCGGGCAATCGGCGTGAAATCCAGCGCGCCCGGGCGGTAATGGCAGGGGTAGCGATCGAGAGCCTGTATAAGATGGAAGAGCGGCTAACGCAGGACACGGAAGAGAACATTGATACCGAATTGCTGAAAGAGGTCAGTTCGCGTGTGATTGGTAACTTGCGTCGTCGCGTTGATGGGAAAGAGGATATTGAGCGCGCGCAGTTAGCGGAAGATCTTGAGCGCCGTTTCCGGTTAACCGGGCTGCGTGCTGAACGCGGCGAGCTATACCATTTGCGCGCCACCCAGCAGATCAGTAATGAGACGATGCAAAAAATCTTGCATGATCTCGATTTGCTGGAAGCGCTACTGGTCGGTAAAGAAGAGTAG
- a CDS encoding NCS2 family permease, with translation MSIQSKPAGGALDAWFSISARGSSVRQEVLAGLTTFLAMVYSVIVVPGMLGKAGFPPTAVFVSTCLVASFGSLIMGLWANLPMAIGCAISLTAFTAFSLVLGQHISVPVALGAVFLMGVLFTLISATGIRAWILRNLPMGVAHGTGVGIGLFLLLIAADSVGLVIKNPAPGLPVALGHFTSFPVMMALVGLAVIFGLEKLRVPGGILLTIIVISLLGLIFDPAVRFQGLFAMPSLKDDSGHSLMFSLDILGALKPAVLPSVLALVMTAVFDATGTIRAVAGQANLLDKDGQIISGGKALTTDSVSSIFAGLVGASPAAVYIESAAGTAAGGKTGLTAIVVGVLFMLILFMSPLAWLVPAYATAPALMYVGLLMLSNVSKIDFSDFVDAMSGLLAAVFIVLTCNIVTGIMLGFGALVIGRIFAGEWRKLNVGTVIIALALVAFYAGGWAL, from the coding sequence ATGTCGATACAATCCAAACCGGCCGGTGGCGCGTTGGATGCTTGGTTTTCTATCTCTGCACGCGGCAGTAGCGTACGACAAGAGGTTCTTGCCGGGCTGACCACCTTTCTCGCCATGGTTTACTCGGTGATCGTGGTGCCGGGAATGCTAGGCAAAGCCGGTTTCCCCCCGACTGCGGTATTCGTCTCGACCTGTCTGGTCGCCAGTTTTGGCTCGCTGATTATGGGGCTCTGGGCCAACTTGCCGATGGCGATTGGCTGTGCGATTTCCCTGACAGCGTTCACGGCCTTTAGCTTGGTGCTGGGGCAGCATATTAGCGTGCCGGTGGCACTGGGCGCAGTGTTTCTGATGGGGGTCTTGTTTACGCTGATTTCCGCTACCGGTATACGCGCCTGGATTTTACGTAATTTACCGATGGGCGTTGCGCATGGTACCGGGGTAGGGATCGGCCTGTTCCTGCTATTAATCGCCGCTGACAGCGTAGGGCTGGTGATCAAAAACCCGGCGCCGGGCTTGCCGGTAGCATTAGGGCACTTTACCTCTTTCCCGGTCATGATGGCATTGGTGGGGCTGGCGGTCATTTTTGGCCTGGAAAAACTGCGCGTACCGGGCGGTATTTTGCTGACGATTATCGTGATCTCACTATTGGGGTTGATTTTCGATCCGGCGGTACGTTTCCAGGGGCTGTTTGCTATGCCAAGCCTGAAAGATGATAGCGGTCATTCGCTGATGTTTAGCCTCGATATTTTAGGCGCGTTAAAGCCAGCGGTACTTCCCAGCGTACTGGCGTTAGTCATGACGGCGGTGTTTGACGCCACCGGTACTATTCGCGCGGTAGCCGGGCAGGCGAATCTATTGGATAAGGATGGGCAGATCATCAGCGGCGGTAAAGCACTGACTACCGATTCGGTGAGCAGTATTTTTGCCGGTTTGGTTGGCGCTTCACCGGCGGCGGTGTATATCGAATCGGCAGCGGGAACCGCAGCCGGCGGGAAAACCGGCCTCACCGCCATTGTGGTTGGTGTGTTGTTTATGCTGATTTTGTTTATGTCGCCGTTAGCCTGGTTGGTTCCGGCGTATGCCACTGCCCCGGCGTTGATGTACGTTGGCCTATTGATGTTGAGCAATGTGTCGAAAATCGATTTTAGCGATTTTGTCGATGCGATGTCGGGCTTGCTGGCTGCGGTTTTTATTGTTCTAACCTGCAATATCGTTACGGGCATTATGTTGGGTTTTGGCGCATTAGTGATTGGTCGAATTTTTGCCGGCGAATGGCGCAAGCTAAATGTGGGTACCGTGATTATCGCCCTGGCGCTGGTGGCGTTTTACGCCGGTGGCTGGGCGCTGTAA
- a CDS encoding glutathione S-transferase family protein, producing MITVHHLNNSRSQRVLWLLEELETPYQIKHYQRESTMLAPAALKKIHPLGKSPIITDGNRVVAESGAILEYLAERYDSEYRLTLNDEEERLQARYWLHYAEGSLMPLLVMKLLFSRLGKAPVPWLLRPVGAVLGKGVQKGYLDKQLATHKQFIEQHLAQHPWFAGANFSLADIQMSFPVQALVARGGLAQQPATQQWLEKITQRPAWQRAIGQGGELDLTGE from the coding sequence ATGATCACCGTTCACCACCTGAATAATTCCCGTTCACAGCGCGTGCTCTGGTTGTTGGAAGAGTTAGAGACGCCTTATCAGATTAAACATTATCAGCGCGAGAGCACAATGCTGGCGCCGGCGGCGCTGAAAAAAATCCATCCGTTGGGAAAATCCCCAATTATTACCGACGGTAATCGCGTCGTGGCTGAATCGGGGGCGATCCTTGAGTACCTTGCGGAACGCTATGACAGCGAATATCGCCTGACATTAAACGATGAAGAAGAACGGCTTCAGGCCCGTTATTGGCTGCACTATGCGGAAGGTTCGTTAATGCCGCTCTTGGTAATGAAACTGCTGTTTAGCCGCCTGGGCAAAGCGCCGGTACCGTGGTTACTGCGCCCGGTTGGCGCGGTGTTAGGTAAGGGCGTGCAGAAAGGCTATTTGGATAAACAACTGGCAACCCATAAGCAGTTTATTGAGCAACATCTGGCGCAGCACCCGTGGTTTGCCGGGGCGAATTTCAGTCTCGCGGATATTCAAATGAGTTTTCCGGTGCAGGCGCTCGTCGCGCGTGGCGGGCTGGCGCAGCAACCCGCTACGCAACAATGGCTGGAAAAGATAACTCAGCGTCCGGCCTGGCAGCGGGCGATCGGGCAGGGCGGTGAACTGGATCTTACCGGCGAGTAG
- the soxR gene encoding redox-sensitive transcriptional activator SoxR, whose amino-acid sequence MKKDRNYPKPVLSPGEVAKRSGVAVSALHFYESKGLIASTRNAGNQRRYGRDVLRRVAIIKIAQRIGIPLATVGDSLAGMPTDKRMSVKEWNALTAQWRAELNKRIETLTRLRDDLDGCIGCGCLSMRDCPLRNPGDRLAQQGTGAILLNPENDEEA is encoded by the coding sequence ATGAAAAAAGATCGCAACTACCCTAAACCGGTGCTTTCACCAGGCGAGGTGGCAAAACGTAGCGGCGTGGCGGTCTCCGCGCTGCATTTTTATGAGTCGAAAGGGCTGATTGCCAGCACGCGTAATGCCGGGAATCAGCGGCGCTATGGCCGCGATGTGTTGCGCCGGGTGGCAATTATTAAAATCGCCCAGCGGATTGGGATTCCCTTGGCAACCGTGGGAGACAGCCTTGCAGGAATGCCGACAGATAAAAGAATGTCGGTTAAAGAGTGGAATGCGTTAACCGCGCAGTGGCGCGCTGAACTGAATAAACGTATTGAAACGTTGACGCGATTACGGGATGACCTAGATGGCTGTATCGGCTGTGGCTGCCTGTCGATGCGTGATTGCCCATTACGTAACCCCGGCGATCGGCTTGCTCAGCAGGGAACCGGCGCGATTTTGCTTAACCCGGAAAACGATGAAGAGGCTTAA
- the soxS gene encoding superoxide response transcriptional regulator SoxS yields MMHNEIIHSLTDWIEDNLDKTLSIDEVAAKSGYSKWHLQRMFRAVTRQTLGGYIRERRLTLAAEALRQTQRPVFDIAMQYGYDSQQTFSRVFRRQFSQTPTAYRHTMRRQTLQRQRVNFDCSDNLTSYAQRTTGECCPLI; encoded by the coding sequence ATGATGCATAACGAAATTATTCATTCTCTGACTGACTGGATTGAAGACAACCTGGATAAAACGTTGTCGATTGATGAAGTCGCCGCTAAATCCGGCTATTCGAAGTGGCATTTACAGCGGATGTTCCGCGCAGTAACCCGGCAGACGCTGGGCGGCTATATTCGCGAACGCCGTTTAACACTGGCGGCAGAAGCATTGCGCCAGACACAGCGCCCGGTGTTCGATATTGCCATGCAGTATGGGTACGATTCGCAGCAAACTTTTTCGCGCGTATTCCGCCGCCAGTTTTCGCAAACACCCACCGCTTATCGTCACACCATGCGCCGTCAGACTTTACAGCGCCAGCGGGTTAACTTCGATTGTAGCGACAATCTCACCAGCTATGCGCAACGCACCACTGGCGAATGCTGTCCGCTTATCTAG
- a CDS encoding diguanylate cyclase domain-containing protein yields the protein MVRHNSFVSALPHSLPTLRQSLQRIHLIIILVSLSVSGVSLSVLSLFALRSYAESNLQLVASTVSYAVKGAVLANDQQAAQDILQGLGQHGEFAQGKIYRQQNNPLAAWHSRRFLEQNKAHRFIASWFFPHPVSVAITHHNQEIGRVWLTGNAETIIRYIYLVISWLMGSLLFTALFASILSHRMHQGILRGLQNIASVAHDVRARRIFTQRVPGSDIAELNKLSSDFNGLLDEMAKWQQQMKRQHDSLAFQASHDALTRLPNRLFFERELKRLLSDPSLRRRAAVLFIDGDRFKQVNDTYGHAAGDDVLVETARRLRANLRASDLVARLGGDEFAVLLHNIDRAEQAAQAAHHLILAMREPILLPGGEAHFQTLSIGVALAKNHHSPQALLAQADAAMYSIKARGGGGYLSTSSLQASESA from the coding sequence ATGGTCCGGCATAACTCTTTCGTTTCTGCGTTGCCGCATTCGTTGCCGACATTGCGTCAGTCATTGCAACGTATCCATTTGATTATTATCTTGGTTTCGCTATCGGTGTCGGGTGTGTCGCTGTCAGTACTCTCACTGTTTGCACTACGTAGTTACGCCGAAAGCAATTTACAACTGGTGGCTTCAACCGTCAGTTATGCAGTAAAAGGCGCGGTCCTGGCCAACGACCAGCAAGCGGCGCAGGATATTTTGCAAGGTCTTGGGCAACATGGCGAATTCGCGCAGGGTAAAATTTATCGCCAGCAAAATAATCCGTTAGCCGCCTGGCATTCGCGCCGGTTTCTTGAGCAAAATAAAGCCCATCGTTTTATTGCCTCATGGTTTTTTCCGCACCCGGTCTCGGTGGCGATAACGCATCATAATCAAGAGATTGGGCGCGTTTGGTTAACCGGTAATGCGGAAACCATTATTCGCTATATCTACCTGGTCATCAGTTGGCTGATGGGCAGCCTGTTATTCACCGCATTATTCGCTTCAATACTTTCGCACCGTATGCATCAGGGCATCTTGCGTGGGCTACAGAACATTGCCAGCGTGGCGCATGATGTGCGGGCCAGGCGGATATTTACGCAACGCGTTCCCGGTTCCGACATTGCTGAACTGAACAAACTCAGTAGTGATTTTAATGGCTTGCTGGATGAAATGGCGAAGTGGCAGCAGCAAATGAAACGCCAACATGACTCGCTGGCTTTCCAGGCCTCTCACGATGCGCTGACTCGGTTGCCTAATCGATTGTTCTTCGAGCGCGAATTAAAACGTTTACTCAGCGATCCCAGTCTGCGCAGGCGCGCGGCGGTGCTATTTATTGATGGCGACCGGTTTAAACAGGTGAATGACACTTATGGCCATGCGGCGGGAGATGACGTTCTGGTCGAGACGGCCCGGCGTCTGCGTGCCAATTTGCGGGCCAGTGATTTGGTGGCCCGGCTCGGTGGCGATGAGTTCGCAGTGTTACTGCACAATATCGATCGCGCGGAGCAGGCCGCGCAAGCGGCGCATCACTTAATTCTCGCAATGAGAGAACCGATTTTATTACCTGGCGGAGAAGCGCATTTCCAAACACTGAGCATTGGTGTGGCGTTGGCGAAAAACCACCATTCGCCTCAGGCGCTGTTAGCACAGGCGGATGCCGCAATGTACAGTATCAAAGCGCGCGGAGGGGGAGGATATTTATCGACCTCTTCCCTGCAGGCCAGTGAGAGTGCGTAA
- a CDS encoding YjcB family protein has translation MATLTTGLIVMRWELLSAIMMFFASTFKIKCRQSSHNLMAFVFSGVGIGMSCWFVTGLLGITLSMENFNNFLDISKHAFVDIMSQAPANWPMP, from the coding sequence ATGGCTACCTTGACCACCGGTCTTATTGTAATGCGCTGGGAATTACTGAGCGCAATCATGATGTTTTTCGCCAGCACTTTTAAAATTAAATGCCGCCAGAGCAGCCATAACCTGATGGCGTTTGTGTTTAGCGGCGTTGGCATTGGCATGTCTTGTTGGTTTGTCACCGGCCTGCTTGGCATTACCCTTAGCATGGAAAACTTCAACAACTTTTTGGACATTTCCAAACATGCCTTTGTGGATATCATGAGCCAGGCTCCTGCCAACTGGCCAATGCCTTAA
- a CDS encoding ATP-grasp fold amidoligase family protein — translation MLNFKNELRRSVLYFVKKMPWVYQDRVHYFYKFKHLPNIREPKLFNEKVLYRKFINGDHLCYGRLSDKFLVRGYIANIIGDQYLIPLVHETSDPATLLNVASLRNTVIKSNHGSNMVEILLEEPDTEGRQRLVNRCQEWLKKDYSNEVREIHYRYIKPHILVERYIGDGESAAVDYKFHMFNKRDGNFEYVLQVIYNRGGPALSMQFYVNNLSKVFHRIRDTGLDMADKQDKLAKALELSKTLACAFDYVRVDWYIHGDQIYFGELTFTPGAGLVTGLEQGLDKIMGDMWIQDRTRVPQSDAKSEDISLPEMLKKV, via the coding sequence ATGTTGAATTTTAAGAATGAATTGAGAAGAAGCGTTCTCTATTTTGTTAAAAAAATGCCGTGGGTCTATCAGGATCGAGTGCACTATTTTTATAAATTTAAACACTTACCGAACATACGCGAGCCTAAGCTGTTCAATGAAAAGGTGCTGTACCGCAAATTCATCAATGGCGATCATCTGTGTTACGGACGGTTGTCCGATAAGTTTTTAGTGCGTGGTTATATTGCCAATATTATTGGCGATCAGTACTTGATCCCGTTGGTGCATGAAACCAGCGACCCCGCAACATTGCTTAATGTGGCGTCGTTAAGAAATACGGTGATTAAATCAAACCACGGTTCCAACATGGTGGAGATTTTGCTTGAGGAGCCGGATACCGAAGGTCGTCAACGTTTGGTTAACCGTTGCCAGGAGTGGTTGAAAAAAGATTACTCCAACGAAGTACGGGAAATTCACTATCGCTACATCAAGCCGCATATCTTGGTTGAGCGCTATATCGGTGACGGGGAAAGCGCCGCCGTGGACTACAAGTTTCATATGTTCAACAAGCGGGACGGCAACTTTGAATATGTATTGCAGGTGATCTATAACCGCGGCGGCCCGGCGTTATCGATGCAGTTTTATGTGAACAATCTGAGCAAGGTTTTCCATCGTATCCGCGATACCGGGCTGGATATGGCAGATAAGCAAGACAAGTTAGCAAAGGCGCTGGAACTGAGTAAAACACTGGCGTGTGCGTTCGACTACGTGCGTGTCGATTGGTACATCCATGGGGATCAGATCTACTTTGGCGAGTTAACCTTTACGCCAGGAGCAGGTTTGGTGACCGGCCTGGAACAGGGGCTGGATAAAATCATGGGCGACATGTGGATTCAGGACCGCACCCGAGTGCCGCAATCTGACGCAAAGTCTGAGGATATTTCGCTTCCGGAAATGTTGAAAAAAGTATGA
- a CDS encoding polysaccharide biosynthesis protein, translating to MKYSVMSNAAWMMSEKIVSVFGVVFVTSYVAKSFGPSIFGQIAFSASVFSVVQTVAIFGTETILFKHLSKSAHKGIRLMSVAKKMRMTILLALSLPVLAWVGYSMKQNFLLFSLASFFSALFVTQDTFSVYNNARLASRLNTVANSVGMLLSFAISFSIAWWRLNPSWLTLSIISVTLVPYLIKRYTFYRGNRELAVSGRKRSLYLRYLLYAGLPLAISSIFISIQVKMAQFFLVGVGSAQDLGLFAAANTISASWIFIPLALITSSFTEIFRERPDVALKLTAKLNGYVMIVSLLMLLFIFLYGEKIIVMLYGHHYTQSGSLVTLLSVATSLSAMGTVAYRYIVKEGGFNYLLIKIVCLMLIGLPLSYGLIHGFGLSGAAWSVFIIELLSLTVMNYFFKNGVIIKMQISSLNYKTYK from the coding sequence GATGTCAGAAAAGATTGTCTCTGTTTTTGGCGTAGTTTTTGTTACTTCATACGTGGCAAAATCCTTCGGGCCATCCATCTTTGGCCAGATCGCTTTTTCTGCATCGGTTTTTTCGGTGGTTCAAACGGTAGCGATTTTTGGTACTGAAACCATACTTTTTAAGCACTTAAGTAAAAGCGCACACAAAGGCATTCGCTTGATGAGCGTTGCAAAAAAAATGCGTATGACAATTTTGCTGGCGCTGTCGCTACCCGTATTAGCATGGGTAGGATATAGCATGAAGCAGAATTTCCTTTTGTTTTCGCTGGCCTCATTTTTTTCAGCGTTGTTTGTTACCCAAGATACTTTTAGCGTCTACAATAACGCCCGACTGGCATCGCGACTGAATACGGTAGCAAACTCGGTTGGTATGCTGCTCAGTTTTGCTATCAGCTTCTCTATCGCCTGGTGGCGGCTTAATCCGTCATGGCTGACGCTGTCTATTATTTCAGTAACGTTAGTTCCTTATTTAATTAAGCGTTATACCTTTTATCGGGGGAATCGTGAATTAGCGGTCTCCGGAAGAAAACGCAGCCTCTATTTGCGTTATTTACTGTATGCCGGCTTGCCGTTGGCAATATCCAGTATTTTTATATCGATACAGGTAAAAATGGCACAGTTTTTCTTAGTTGGTGTTGGTTCGGCACAGGATCTCGGCCTGTTCGCTGCTGCAAACACCATTTCAGCCTCATGGATATTTATTCCTTTGGCTCTTATTACATCAAGTTTTACTGAAATTTTTAGAGAGCGGCCGGATGTAGCCTTGAAATTAACGGCAAAGTTGAATGGCTATGTCATGATCGTCTCGCTATTAATGCTTCTTTTCATCTTTCTGTATGGCGAGAAGATTATCGTAATGTTATACGGGCACCACTACACACAATCAGGAAGTCTCGTTACGTTGCTCTCAGTGGCAACCAGCCTCTCCGCAATGGGAACGGTGGCATACCGTTACATTGTTAAAGAGGGTGGCTTTAATTATTTGTTGATAAAAATCGTCTGTTTAATGCTGATTGGTTTACCCCTGTCGTATGGCTTGATCCACGGCTTTGGTTTATCTGGCGCGGCATGGAGCGTTTTTATCATTGAGTTATTGTCGCTGACCGTAATGAATTACTTCTTTAAAAACGGCGTCATTATAAAAATGCAAATTTCCTCACTGAACTACAAGACCTACAAATGA